One part of the Bacteroidia bacterium genome encodes these proteins:
- a CDS encoding NADH-quinone oxidoreductase subunit N, with protein MDQQFQEIIQYQLADLGQSLSYLWGEYSLLAIILVLLFLEILRKKEHNLLFVLLAMAALAGSLLFQDFETNTLLFEGNLKKDALSSFGKFLFAGSGIICLLFLFVERRRKEVQDKGAEYPLLLLGLILGLNFLSMAQNLLYLYLSLEVVSICSYILAAWQDRGSKQAESALKYIIFGATASGIMLYGISWLYGFTGSLNPASEGFLTALEQIPVEALILSFSLIFAGFLFKLAAFPFHFWAPDIYEGIPYSLAAFFSVAPKAAAFIALYRFLELFQEATFYDYLLYILGSLALLSMTVGNLLALRQKNIKRLLAFSGIAHSGFMIMALICLKGLGGPSLFFYLFVYTLLNLSAFILADHFSELGGSEEFIDWGQLGKHASFAGVLLAIAMAGLIGLPPTAGFTAKWYVFVSLFEQSQGAETSFWIILLLGAIINTLISIYYYLLPLIYLFFRKQKLEKILPQNQRFLLLPAIISIPVLVLGTYGFDKFLNLMQEILWNS; from the coding sequence ATGGATCAGCAATTTCAGGAAATCATCCAGTATCAACTAGCAGATCTTGGCCAGAGTCTTTCATATCTCTGGGGAGAATACAGCCTGCTTGCGATCATATTAGTCCTGCTTTTCCTGGAAATCCTTCGAAAAAAAGAACACAATCTTCTCTTTGTATTGCTGGCTATGGCTGCTTTGGCTGGTAGCCTGCTTTTTCAGGACTTCGAAACGAATACCCTCCTCTTTGAAGGAAACCTTAAAAAAGATGCCCTGAGTTCCTTTGGCAAATTCCTCTTTGCAGGAAGCGGGATCATCTGTTTGCTTTTTTTATTTGTGGAGAGGAGGAGAAAGGAGGTTCAGGATAAAGGAGCCGAATATCCCCTACTATTACTAGGACTGATACTGGGCCTCAATTTTCTGAGCATGGCCCAAAACCTGCTCTATCTTTATTTATCACTGGAAGTAGTTTCTATTTGTTCCTATATCCTTGCAGCCTGGCAGGACCGAGGAAGCAAACAAGCCGAATCGGCTTTAAAGTATATCATCTTTGGTGCAACGGCTTCGGGAATTATGCTCTACGGCATCTCATGGCTCTATGGATTTACCGGCTCTCTCAATCCGGCCTCTGAAGGCTTCCTCACTGCTTTAGAACAAATCCCTGTAGAGGCCCTGATCCTGAGTTTCAGTCTCATCTTTGCGGGCTTTTTATTCAAACTGGCAGCCTTTCCCTTTCATTTCTGGGCTCCAGATATTTACGAAGGCATTCCTTATTCATTGGCAGCTTTCTTTTCAGTCGCTCCTAAAGCTGCGGCTTTTATTGCCCTTTACAGATTCCTCGAACTTTTTCAGGAGGCCACATTTTATGATTACCTCCTATACATACTCGGCAGTTTAGCTTTATTGAGCATGACTGTTGGGAATTTGCTCGCTTTACGGCAAAAAAACATCAAGCGGCTCCTGGCTTTTTCGGGGATTGCCCATAGTGGTTTTATGATCATGGCACTGATTTGCCTTAAAGGTTTGGGAGGTCCCAGTCTTTTTTTCTATCTATTCGTTTACACCCTTCTAAATCTCTCTGCTTTTATCCTGGCGGATCATTTCAGTGAGCTAGGCGGAAGTGAGGAATTTATCGATTGGGGGCAATTGGGAAAACATGCGAGCTTTGCAGGGGTTTTACTGGCTATAGCAATGGCTGGCTTGATAGGTTTACCACCTACGGCTGGATTTACAGCAAAGTGGTATGTTTTTGTCTCTTTATTTGAGCAAAGCCAGGGAGCCGAAACTTCCTTTTGGATAATCCTGCTTTTGGGTGCTATAATCAATACCCTGATTTCTATTTATTACTACTTACTTCCCCTCATTTACCTCTTTTTTCGCAAACAAAAACTGGAAAAAATACTCCCACAGAATCAACGCTTCCTACTCCTTCCGGCAATTATTTCCATACCTGTTTTAGTATTAGGGACTTATGGTTTTGATAAATTCCTTAATCTTATGCAGGAAATTTTATGGAATTCATAG
- a CDS encoding phosphoribosylaminoimidazolesuccinocarboxamide synthase, which translates to MAKAIKSTDFNFPGQRGKYEGKVRDVYNISEEYLVIVASDRISAFDHILPRAIPFKGQVLNQTSSFYFDAAKDLVPSHVVSVPDPNVTIGLKCKPILIEVVVRNYLAGHAWRTYKSGLRELCGVALPEGLKESDKLPEPIITPATKSMIGHDEDISEREILKSGLLEAEEWAQVKHYALELFKKGTELAAQQGLILVDTKYEFGTHDGKIYLIDEIHTPDSSRYYYSDGYEERQAQGERQKQLSKEFVREWLMANNFQGLDGQTMPNMPDDFVGQITDRYIELFETVTGRGFEKADTSNIEERIMDHVIPALKDLT; encoded by the coding sequence ATGGCAAAAGCGATCAAATCCACTGATTTTAATTTCCCCGGACAAAGAGGAAAGTATGAAGGCAAAGTAAGAGATGTCTATAACATTAGCGAAGAATACCTGGTAATTGTTGCCAGTGATCGTATTTCCGCTTTTGATCATATTTTGCCAAGAGCTATTCCTTTTAAAGGACAGGTACTCAATCAGACCTCATCTTTCTATTTTGATGCTGCCAAAGACCTGGTGCCCAGTCATGTGGTTTCCGTACCTGATCCCAATGTTACGATCGGTTTGAAATGCAAACCCATTCTGATTGAAGTGGTCGTCAGGAACTATTTGGCAGGACATGCCTGGAGAACCTATAAATCCGGTTTGCGGGAACTTTGTGGAGTTGCTTTGCCAGAAGGACTCAAAGAAAGCGACAAACTTCCAGAGCCCATCATTACGCCTGCTACCAAATCCATGATCGGACATGATGAGGATATCAGCGAAAGAGAAATCCTGAAAAGTGGTTTATTGGAAGCAGAAGAATGGGCGCAGGTAAAACATTATGCCCTTGAGCTTTTCAAGAAAGGAACTGAACTGGCTGCCCAGCAAGGATTGATTCTCGTGGATACCAAATATGAATTTGGAACCCATGATGGAAAAATCTACCTCATTGATGAGATTCATACCCCTGACTCTTCCCGTTATTATTACTCGGATGGATATGAGGAAAGACAAGCACAGGGGGAGCGCCAAAAACAACTCTCCAAGGAATTTGTGAGAGAATGGCTTATGGCCAATAACTTTCAGGGGCTTGATGGCCAGACCATGCCAAATATGCCAGATGATTTCGTCGGTCAGATCACGGACAGATACATCGAGCTATTCGAGACGGTTACAGGACGAGGCTTTGAGAAAGCCGATACCAGCAATATTGAAGAGCGCATCATGGACCATGTAATACCCGCTTTAAAAGACCTGACCTAA
- a CDS encoding outer membrane beta-barrel protein, which produces MKILPKILCCLSLLLSSGFLMGQTHLGLKLGSMLPEIMSDDITVSPLASFHGGIFIKKSLGGKLATQAELRYSYERLQNTQGFGAINMNTQMIRMPIELIYGPTSWLELHIGPSIGYKLAQRDEVVSIEGIIPTSYRPVRLAKWEAGMEIGSAFALGSRNKIGIRYYQALTSASRHNSFEGNQYQLGVYLSTKLIKL; this is translated from the coding sequence ATGAAAATTCTACCTAAGATCCTTTGCTGTCTGAGTCTTCTTCTTTCCAGCGGCTTCCTCATGGGCCAAACACATTTGGGCCTGAAACTTGGAAGCATGCTTCCAGAAATTATGAGTGATGATATCACCGTAAGTCCTTTGGCTTCCTTTCATGGAGGAATTTTTATCAAAAAATCTCTGGGGGGCAAATTAGCTACTCAGGCTGAACTCAGGTACAGTTATGAAAGATTACAAAATACTCAGGGATTTGGGGCGATAAACATGAATACTCAAATGATTAGAATGCCCATCGAATTGATTTATGGTCCTACTAGTTGGCTGGAGTTACATATTGGACCCAGTATCGGATACAAACTCGCGCAAAGGGATGAGGTGGTAAGTATCGAAGGAATTATTCCGACCTCTTACAGGCCTGTAAGATTGGCAAAATGGGAAGCAGGCATGGAAATAGGAAGCGCTTTTGCACTGGGGAGTCGTAATAAGATAGGTATACGCTATTACCAGGCATTAACCTCTGCTTCACGCCATAATAGTTTTGAAGGCAATCAATACCAATTGGGTGTTTATCTATCGACTAAACTGATAAAATTATAG
- a CDS encoding glycosyltransferase, whose protein sequence is MADKFRVLVAPLDWGLGHASRCIPIIRELLYQDFEPVLGGTKESLYLLKEDFPELEYLDLPAYNIHYSESENQLRELTTQAPRVLGVKYLEKRLFKKLIQARNLDAAISDNRYGIYTQKIPCIFLCHQLSIQSPATPKWFLKASNRQHRKMIQKFAECWVPDYAGENRLAGDLSKANLKIPLRYLGPLSRFQALEAKKGKAEGKIDVLIVLSGPEPQRSLLEAKLLEQIQKIDRHFTLVQGKAGEGKEQQRENYRILAFMNTKELQRAFQQAACVISRTGYSSLMDYEALGLNRLILIPTPGQPEQEYLGEIWQKERKAIVQSQKELDLGIALKEVHDLAERPANVNAGKALKEAVSALKESLISLKK, encoded by the coding sequence TTGGCTGATAAATTTCGTGTCTTGGTGGCTCCTCTGGACTGGGGGCTGGGACATGCAAGCAGATGTATACCCATCATCAGAGAACTTCTGTATCAAGACTTTGAGCCTGTACTTGGAGGGACTAAAGAAAGCCTTTATTTGTTGAAAGAGGATTTTCCCGAGCTAGAATATCTGGACTTGCCTGCTTATAATATCCATTATTCGGAATCTGAGAATCAACTTCGGGAATTGACTACCCAGGCACCGCGAGTATTGGGAGTTAAATATTTGGAAAAGCGTTTATTTAAAAAACTGATACAAGCTAGAAACCTTGATGCAGCCATCTCTGACAATAGATATGGTATTTATACTCAAAAGATTCCCTGTATTTTCCTTTGTCATCAATTGAGCATTCAATCTCCTGCTACACCCAAATGGTTTCTAAAAGCATCTAATCGGCAACACAGAAAAATGATCCAGAAGTTTGCCGAATGCTGGGTCCCGGATTATGCAGGCGAAAATAGACTGGCGGGCGATTTATCCAAAGCGAACCTAAAAATCCCGCTCCGATACCTGGGGCCATTGTCCAGATTTCAGGCCCTTGAGGCTAAGAAGGGAAAAGCTGAAGGAAAAATCGATGTCCTGATCGTCTTATCAGGCCCAGAGCCTCAAAGGAGCTTGCTAGAGGCAAAGCTTTTGGAGCAAATACAGAAGATTGATCGGCATTTTACCCTTGTGCAGGGCAAAGCGGGAGAAGGCAAGGAGCAGCAGAGAGAAAATTATAGGATACTAGCTTTTATGAATACAAAGGAATTACAAAGAGCTTTTCAGCAAGCAGCTTGTGTGATTTCCCGTACGGGCTATAGCAGCCTCATGGATTATGAAGCTTTGGGACTCAATCGATTGATTCTTATTCCCACTCCCGGCCAACCTGAACAAGAATATTTGGGAGAAATCTGGCAGAAAGAAAGAAAGGCTATTGTTCAGTCTCAGAAGGAACTTGATTTGGGAATAGCCCTGAAAGAAGTACATGACTTAGCTGAAAGGCCAGCGAATGTAAATGCAGGCAAAGCATTGAAGGAGGCTGTATCAGCTTTAAAAGAAAGCCTAATTTCCTTGAAAAAATGA
- the hflX gene encoding GTPase HflX, with protein sequence MIEKQKIGTQVGVEKAILVGVCTREMTFEQSRDYLDELAFLAMTAGAKAVRSFIQKLDKPINSTYVGTGKLDEIKEAIEENEADMVIFDDDLSPSQMRNLDKHLGIKVLDRSSLILHIFSERAQTSQARVQVDLAQYQYLLPRLTGMWTHLSRQKGGIGLKGAGEKEIETDRRIIRQKISQLKTQLKKIDRQDAIRRKNRSEFVRVALVGYTNVGKSTLMNILAKAQVKAEDKLFATLDTTVRKVSINGIPFLLSDTVGFIRKLPHHLVESFKSTLAESQESDILIHVVDASHHQFESHIENVKQTLRDLDFNKKTVLTVFNKIDLLSEEERKALQSSFYAQENAPVLFVSAGAKMNIDQLRETLTDLLVEKYNEKSHNGQHYLLQNYQYYRME encoded by the coding sequence ATGATAGAAAAACAAAAGATAGGCACGCAGGTCGGCGTAGAAAAGGCGATTCTTGTAGGGGTATGTACAAGAGAAATGACATTTGAGCAGTCGAGAGACTATTTGGATGAACTGGCTTTCCTTGCCATGACTGCAGGAGCAAAGGCTGTGAGGAGCTTCATTCAGAAACTGGATAAGCCTATCAATTCTACCTATGTAGGCACAGGTAAACTGGACGAAATAAAAGAGGCCATCGAAGAAAATGAGGCCGATATGGTCATTTTTGACGATGACCTGAGTCCTTCTCAAATGAGGAACCTCGATAAGCATCTGGGAATAAAAGTCCTGGATCGCTCCTCTCTTATCCTTCATATTTTCTCCGAAAGAGCGCAAACCTCCCAAGCCCGGGTACAGGTAGATTTGGCCCAATACCAATATCTTCTCCCCAGACTGACAGGGATGTGGACTCACCTTTCCCGTCAAAAAGGGGGTATCGGTTTGAAAGGTGCGGGTGAAAAAGAGATCGAGACAGACCGTCGAATCATTCGCCAGAAAATCTCCCAACTAAAAACGCAGCTAAAAAAGATCGACCGGCAGGATGCCATACGTCGCAAAAACCGTTCGGAATTCGTACGTGTAGCATTGGTAGGATATACCAACGTAGGTAAGTCCACCCTGATGAATATCCTGGCGAAAGCACAGGTGAAAGCTGAGGATAAACTCTTCGCAACTTTGGATACAACTGTGAGAAAAGTCTCTATCAATGGGATTCCTTTTCTCCTTTCCGATACCGTTGGTTTTATCCGTAAACTGCCTCATCACCTGGTAGAATCTTTCAAAAGTACCCTGGCTGAGTCTCAGGAATCTGATATCCTGATCCATGTAGTTGACGCCTCCCATCATCAATTTGAATCTCATATTGAAAATGTGAAGCAGACCCTTCGCGATCTGGACTTTAACAAAAAGACCGTGCTCACGGTTTTTAATAAGATCGACCTCCTTTCCGAAGAAGAGCGCAAAGCCCTTCAATCCAGCTTCTATGCACAGGAAAATGCTCCCGTGTTATTTGTTTCAGCTGGCGCCAAGATGAATATCGATCAACTGAGAGAGACCCTGACCGACTTGCTCGTTGAGAAATACAATGAAAAGTCGCACAATGGACAGCATTATCTGCTGCAGAATTATCAGTATTACAGGATGGAGTAG
- a CDS encoding DUF2480 family protein produces MSEIVNRIANSPIITFKLENYHAEGERVLVDIKDQLFHGMILREKDFRAWVREHDWSQYQDKHVAIGCSAEDVIIQVWAWMLLEVKLQPFAKSVVFGTLEDLEVYLYMQELDKIDFSEYQDKPVVIKGCSDVKVPDAIYVEATRRMQPYVKKLSYGEPCSTVPVYKRPIEKK; encoded by the coding sequence ATGTCCGAGATCGTAAATAGAATAGCCAATAGCCCCATCATTACCTTCAAGTTGGAGAATTATCACGCAGAAGGTGAGCGGGTTTTAGTTGATATCAAGGATCAGCTTTTTCATGGGATGATTCTGAGAGAAAAAGACTTTCGAGCCTGGGTTCGTGAGCATGACTGGTCTCAATATCAGGACAAGCATGTGGCGATTGGTTGCTCTGCAGAAGATGTAATCATACAGGTTTGGGCATGGATGCTCCTGGAAGTAAAACTCCAACCTTTCGCCAAAAGCGTAGTCTTTGGTACGTTGGAGGATCTGGAAGTCTATTTGTATATGCAGGAGCTGGATAAAATAGATTTCAGTGAATACCAGGACAAGCCAGTAGTGATCAAAGGTTGTAGCGATGTCAAGGTGCCGGATGCCATTTATGTGGAGGCTACCAGACGCATGCAGCCCTATGTAAAAAAGCTGAGTTATGGAGAGCCTTGTTCGACCGTTCCCGTCTACAAAAGACCAATAGAAAAGAAATAA